A stretch of the Janthinobacterium sp. B9-8 genome encodes the following:
- a CDS encoding OsmC family protein, with product MSQHTAEILWLRGEQDFLSNRYSRKHLLRFDGGLEIPGSSSPHVVPLPMSDAAALDPEEAFIASLSSCHMLWFLSIAAKYQFCIDRYFDAAVGEMAKNAAGKKWVAVVTLRPEVSFSGTRLPTQAELAQMHTEAHEECFIANSVKSEVRCEPVFREVA from the coding sequence ATGTCCCAGCACACAGCAGAAATTCTTTGGCTTCGCGGTGAGCAGGATTTTTTAAGCAATCGCTATAGCAGAAAACATCTGCTGCGCTTTGATGGAGGCTTAGAAATCCCCGGCTCTTCTTCGCCTCATGTCGTACCCTTACCGATGTCTGATGCCGCAGCACTGGACCCGGAAGAAGCTTTTATTGCCTCGCTTTCCAGTTGCCATATGCTGTGGTTTTTATCGATTGCCGCCAAATATCAATTTTGCATCGATCGCTACTTTGATGCGGCTGTGGGTGAAATGGCTAAAAATGCAGCAGGGAAAAAATGGGTGGCCGTGGTGACGCTCAGGCCGGAAGTGAGTTTCTCAGGGACTCGCCTGCCTACCCAAGCAGAGCTAGCCCAAATGCACACAGAAGCGCATGAAGAATGCTTTATTGCAAACTCGGTTAAATCAGAAGTGCGCTGCGAGCCGGTGTTTAGGGAAGTAGCTTGA